The following proteins are co-located in the Citrobacter freundii ATCC 8090 = MTCC 1658 = NBRC 12681 genome:
- the prmA gene encoding 50S ribosomal protein L11 methyltransferase, translating into MPWIQLKLNTTGANAEELSDALMEAGSVSITFQDTHDTPVFEPLPGETRLWGDTDVIGLFDAETDMKEVVAILEQHPLLGEGFVHKIEQLEDKDWEREWMDNFHPMRFGERLWICPSWRDVPDENAVNVMLDPGLAFGTGTHPTTSLCLQWLDGLDLNGKTVIDFGCGSGILAIAALKLGAAKAIGVDIDPQAIQASRDNAQRNGVSERLELYLPKDQPEAMKADVVVANILAGPLRELAPLISVLPVEGGLLGLSGILASQAESVCEAYADLFTLDPVIEKEEWCRITGQKK; encoded by the coding sequence ATGCCATGGATCCAACTGAAACTGAACACGACCGGTGCCAACGCTGAAGAGTTGAGCGATGCGCTGATGGAAGCGGGCTCCGTTTCCATTACTTTCCAGGATACGCATGATACGCCGGTATTTGAACCTCTGCCGGGCGAGACTCGCCTGTGGGGTGATACCGACGTTATCGGCTTGTTCGATGCAGAAACCGACATGAAAGAAGTTGTTGCCATCCTGGAACAGCATCCGCTGCTGGGTGAAGGCTTCGTGCATAAAATCGAACAGCTCGAAGACAAAGACTGGGAACGCGAATGGATGGATAACTTCCACCCGATGCGCTTTGGCGAACGTCTGTGGATTTGCCCGAGCTGGCGCGATGTCCCGGATGAGAATGCTGTCAACGTGATGCTGGACCCGGGTCTGGCGTTTGGTACAGGCACGCACCCCACCACCTCTCTGTGCCTGCAATGGCTAGACGGTCTTGATCTTAACGGTAAAACGGTTATCGACTTTGGCTGCGGCTCCGGCATTCTTGCCATTGCGGCACTGAAACTGGGTGCGGCGAAAGCCATCGGCGTGGATATCGATCCGCAAGCGATTCAGGCCAGCCGTGATAACGCCCAGCGTAATGGCGTTTCTGAGCGTCTGGAGCTTTATCTGCCGAAAGACCAGCCAGAAGCCATGAAAGCCGACGTGGTGGTCGCCAACATCCTCGCGGGCCCATTACGTGAACTGGCGCCGTTAATCAGCGTACTGCCCGTTGAGGGTGGTCTACTGGGGCTTTCTGGTATTCTTGCCAGCCAGGCGGAAAGCGTCTGTGAAGCCTATGCCGATCTCTTTACGCTCGATCCGGTTATTGAGAAAGAAGAGTGGTGTCGCATTACCGGCCAGAAAAAATAA
- a CDS encoding carbonic anhydrase, whose translation MRFNCFTTTLLAACLMPLTTLAVPWGYTEENGPARWGEISKAYATCQTGINQSPIDIQTTTTSKLGLPALNMQYVDGPTRFRSINHTLQATMSSYTSNSIEIDETLHYLKQFEFHAPSEHALNGKTYPLELQLLHKNQSGDIAIVAVMFDVGEPNQAIQNLWESFPAMEDSSMPIFSPVNINQLLPDNKTYWRYRGSLTTPPCTEGVTWAVLKTPVALSAEQLDKFHYIVGPANNRPLQPLNERKITDSYSGDTEILY comes from the coding sequence ATGCGTTTCAACTGTTTTACAACAACTTTGCTGGCAGCATGCCTGATGCCACTGACCACGCTGGCCGTACCATGGGGATATACCGAAGAAAACGGCCCCGCACGGTGGGGAGAAATCAGCAAAGCGTATGCAACGTGCCAGACAGGCATAAACCAATCCCCCATAGACATCCAGACCACCACAACCAGTAAACTCGGTCTTCCCGCGCTCAACATGCAGTACGTCGATGGCCCAACTAGATTTCGGAGCATTAACCATACGTTGCAGGCAACGATGAGTAGCTATACATCTAATTCCATTGAAATTGATGAAACGCTTCATTATTTAAAACAATTTGAATTCCACGCCCCGAGTGAACATGCCCTCAACGGTAAAACCTATCCGCTGGAGCTGCAGCTGCTCCACAAAAATCAATCCGGAGACATCGCTATCGTGGCGGTTATGTTTGACGTCGGCGAACCGAACCAGGCGATTCAAAATTTGTGGGAGTCCTTTCCAGCCATGGAAGACAGCAGTATGCCCATCTTCTCACCAGTTAATATCAATCAGCTTTTACCCGACAATAAAACCTACTGGCGCTACCGTGGTTCGTTAACAACGCCACCCTGCACCGAAGGCGTCACCTGGGCTGTCCTGAAAACGCCTGTTGCTCTTTCAGCCGAACAGTTGGATAAATTTCACTACATTGTTGGGCCTGCAAACAATCGCCCGCTGCAGCCGTTGAATGAACGCAAGATTACGGACAGCTATTCTGGGGATACCGAGATCCTGTACTAA
- the yhdJ gene encoding adenine-specific DNA-methyltransferase, producing MNARCEPVYFGDESKKIILGDALTELKKLSSESVDLIFADPPYNIGKDFDGMVESWDEEAFLAWLFECIDECHRILKPHGTMYIMNSTENMPYIDLKCRQLFTIKSRIVWSYDSSGVQAKNYFGSMYEPILMMVKDQKNYTFNRDDILVEAKTGAQRALIDYRKNPPQPYNQKKVPGNVWEFPRVRYLMDEYENHPTQKPKALLERIILASSNPDDRVLDPFAGSFTTGATAVELGRKFVGIEINVEYVKMGLRRLSIGSHFSEIELAKVKKRKTKNLSKKSRLTAKSGDLSTK from the coding sequence ATGAACGCAAGATGTGAACCTGTCTATTTTGGCGATGAATCTAAAAAGATAATCCTGGGTGATGCACTGACCGAACTGAAAAAGCTGTCTTCTGAAAGCGTCGATCTCATTTTTGCCGATCCACCTTATAACATCGGTAAAGATTTTGACGGGATGGTGGAGTCCTGGGATGAAGAGGCTTTTCTGGCGTGGCTGTTTGAGTGCATTGACGAGTGCCATCGCATTCTCAAACCGCACGGCACCATGTACATCATGAACAGTACGGAGAACATGCCGTATATTGACCTCAAATGCCGCCAGCTCTTTACTATCAAGAGCCGTATCGTGTGGTCATACGATAGCTCAGGGGTACAGGCCAAAAATTACTTTGGTTCGATGTATGAACCGATCCTGATGATGGTAAAAGATCAGAAAAACTACACATTTAATCGTGACGATATTCTGGTTGAAGCCAAAACCGGGGCTCAACGCGCGCTAATAGACTACAGAAAAAATCCACCGCAGCCATACAATCAGAAAAAAGTGCCGGGAAATGTCTGGGAGTTCCCACGCGTTCGCTATCTGATGGACGAATACGAAAACCACCCCACCCAGAAACCCAAAGCCCTCCTGGAGCGTATAATTCTGGCATCCTCGAACCCAGATGACAGGGTACTGGATCCGTTTGCCGGCAGCTTCACCACCGGTGCCACCGCCGTGGAATTGGGTCGCAAGTTTGTCGGGATTGAGATCAATGTTGAATACGTAAAAATGGGGCTCAGAAGACTGAGTATCGGTTCTCATTTTTCAGAAATTGAGCTTGCCAAGGTGAAAAAACGTAAGACAAAAAACCTGTCTAAAAAGAGTCGATTGACGGCAAAGAGCGGCGATCTTTCAACAAAGTAA
- the fis gene encoding DNA-binding transcriptional regulator Fis: protein MFEQRVNSDVLTVSTVNSQDQVTQKPLRDSVKQALKNYFAQLNGQDVNDLYELVLAEVEQPLLDMVMQYTRGNQTRAALMMGINRGTLRKKLKKYGMN, encoded by the coding sequence ATGTTCGAACAACGCGTAAATTCTGACGTACTGACCGTTTCTACCGTTAACTCTCAGGACCAGGTAACTCAAAAGCCCCTGCGTGACTCGGTTAAACAGGCACTGAAGAACTATTTTGCTCAATTGAATGGTCAGGATGTTAACGATCTCTATGAGCTGGTACTGGCTGAAGTAGAACAGCCCCTGTTGGACATGGTGATGCAATACACCCGCGGTAACCAGACCCGTGCTGCCCTGATGATGGGCATCAACCGTGGTACGCTGCGTAAAAAACTGAAAAAATACGGCATGAACTGA
- the dusB gene encoding tRNA dihydrouridine synthase DusB — MRIGQYQLRNRLIAAPMAGITDRPFRTLCYEMGAGLTVSEMMSSNPQVWESDKSRLRMVHVDEPGIRTVQIAGSDPVEMADAARINVESGAQIIDINMGCPAKKVNRKLAGSALLQYPDLVKSILTEVVNAVDVPVTLKIRTGWAPEHRNCVEIAQLAEDCGIQALTIHGRTRACLFNGDAEYDSIRAVKQKVSIPIIANGDITDPHKARAVLDYTGADALMIGRAAQGRPWIFREIQHYLDTGELLPPLPLAEVKRLLCAHVRELHDFYGQAKGYRIARKHVSWYLQEHAPDDQFRRTFNAIEDSSEQLAALEAYFENFA, encoded by the coding sequence ATGCGCATCGGACAATACCAGCTCAGAAATCGCCTGATCGCAGCACCTATGGCTGGCATCACTGACAGACCATTCAGGACGCTGTGCTATGAGATGGGAGCAGGATTGACGGTATCCGAGATGATGTCTTCTAACCCGCAGGTTTGGGAAAGTGACAAGTCTCGTTTACGGATGGTGCACGTTGATGAGCCAGGAATTCGCACGGTGCAAATTGCCGGTAGCGACCCTGTTGAGATGGCCGATGCCGCACGTATTAACGTGGAAAGCGGCGCCCAGATTATTGATATCAATATGGGGTGTCCGGCTAAAAAAGTGAATCGTAAGCTCGCAGGTTCAGCCCTCTTGCAGTACCCGGATTTAGTGAAGTCGATACTAACCGAGGTCGTCAATGCAGTGGACGTTCCTGTCACACTCAAGATTCGCACCGGCTGGGCTCCGGAACACCGTAACTGCGTAGAGATTGCCCAACTGGCTGAAGATTGTGGCATTCAGGCTCTGACCATTCATGGACGCACCCGCGCCTGTTTGTTCAATGGAGATGCTGAGTACGACAGTATTCGGGCAGTTAAGCAGAAAGTTTCCATTCCGATTATCGCGAATGGCGACATTACTGACCCGCATAAAGCCAGAGCTGTACTCGACTATACGGGGGCGGATGCCCTGATGATAGGACGTGCAGCTCAGGGAAGACCCTGGATCTTTCGGGAAATCCAGCATTATCTGGACACTGGGGAGCTGCTGCCCCCGCTGCCTCTGGCAGAGGTGAAGCGCTTGCTTTGTGCGCACGTTCGGGAACTGCACGACTTTTATGGTCAGGCAAAAGGGTACCGAATTGCGCGTAAACACGTATCCTGGTATCTCCAGGAACACGCTCCGGATGACCAGTTTCGGCGCACATTCAACGCCATTGAAGATTCCAGCGAACAGCTGGCGGCGTTGGAGGCATACTTCGAAAATTTTGCGTAA
- a CDS encoding YhdT family protein: protein MDARFVQAHKEARWALWLTLLYLVTWLVTAYLPDSTLGFTGLPHWFEMACLLTPLVFIVLCWAMVKFIYRDISLEDDDAA from the coding sequence ATGGACGCTCGTTTTGTTCAGGCCCATAAAGAGGCGCGCTGGGCGCTGTGGCTAACCCTTTTATATCTGGTTACATGGTTAGTGACCGCTTACTTACCTGATTCAACGCTGGGTTTTACCGGCTTACCGCACTGGTTCGAAATGGCCTGCCTGCTAACGCCGCTGGTTTTCATCGTGCTGTGCTGGGCGATGGTGAAGTTTATCTATCGCGACATTTCGTTGGAGGATGACGATGCAGCTTGA
- a CDS encoding DUF2556 family protein, with translation MIRKYWWLVVFAVFVFLFDALLIQWIELMTTEHDKCRNMNSVNPLKLVNCVDLE, from the coding sequence ATGATTCGCAAGTATTGGTGGCTGGTTGTTTTTGCAGTATTCGTTTTTCTTTTTGATGCGCTGCTCATCCAATGGATAGAGCTGATGACAACAGAGCACGATAAGTGCCGGAATATGAACTCAGTGAATCCCCTTAAGCTGGTCAACTGCGTCGACCTCGAATAG
- the panF gene encoding sodium/pantothenate symporter, with translation MQLEVILPLVAYLLVVFGLSVYAMRKRVTGTFLNEYFLGSRSMGGVVLAMTLTATYISASSFIGGPGAAYKYGLGWVLLAMIQLPAVWLSLGILGKKFAILARRYNAVTLNDMLFARYQSRLLVWLASLSLLVAFVGAMTVQFIGGARLLETAAGIPYETGLLIFGVSIALYTAFGGFRASVLNDTMQGMVMLIGTIVLLVGVVHAAGGLSNAVVTLQTIDPKLVSPQGADDILSPTFMTSFWVLVCFGVIGLPHTAVRCISYKDSKAVHRGIIIGTIVVAILMFGMHLAGALGRAVIPDLTVPDLVIPTLMVKVLPPIAAGIFLAAPMAAIMSTINAQLLQSSATIIKDLYLNLRPEQLKNETRLKRMSAVITLLLGALLLLAAWKPPEMIIWLNLLAFGGLEAVFLWPLVLGLYWERANASGALSAMIVGGVLYALLATFNVQFLGFHPIVPSLLISLLAFLIGNRFGSAVPQVAILTTDK, from the coding sequence ATGCAGCTTGAAGTTATTTTACCGCTGGTCGCCTATCTTCTGGTGGTCTTCGGTCTTTCTGTTTACGCCATGCGTAAGAGAGTGACCGGTACCTTCCTGAATGAATATTTCCTTGGCAGCCGTTCCATGGGCGGGGTCGTGTTAGCGATGACGCTAACGGCAACCTACATTAGCGCCAGCTCGTTTATTGGCGGTCCTGGCGCTGCTTACAAATACGGACTGGGATGGGTGCTGCTGGCGATGATCCAGTTGCCTGCCGTCTGGCTCTCATTGGGGATTCTTGGTAAGAAATTCGCGATTCTGGCGCGTCGTTATAATGCTGTTACCCTCAACGATATGCTGTTTGCGCGCTACCAGAGCCGCCTGCTGGTGTGGCTGGCGAGTCTCAGCCTGCTGGTCGCGTTTGTCGGAGCAATGACCGTACAGTTTATTGGCGGCGCACGTCTGCTTGAAACCGCAGCGGGCATTCCTTACGAAACTGGATTGCTGATTTTTGGCGTCAGTATCGCATTGTATACGGCGTTCGGCGGATTTCGCGCCAGTGTACTGAACGATACCATGCAGGGTATGGTGATGCTGATTGGAACTATCGTTTTGCTGGTCGGCGTCGTCCATGCTGCCGGTGGCCTTAGCAATGCGGTGGTAACCCTGCAGACTATCGATCCTAAACTGGTCTCGCCGCAGGGCGCTGATGACATTTTGTCACCCACGTTTATGACCTCATTTTGGGTATTGGTGTGTTTTGGCGTAATTGGCCTGCCGCATACGGCGGTACGCTGCATCTCTTATAAAGACAGTAAAGCGGTACACCGCGGCATTATCATCGGCACCATAGTGGTGGCGATCCTGATGTTTGGTATGCATCTGGCGGGTGCTCTGGGACGGGCGGTAATCCCTGACCTGACGGTACCAGACCTGGTTATCCCTACGCTGATGGTCAAAGTCTTGCCGCCGATCGCTGCCGGGATCTTCCTTGCGGCTCCCATGGCCGCGATCATGTCGACGATCAATGCCCAATTGCTGCAAAGTTCCGCTACGATCATTAAGGATCTGTACCTGAACCTTCGTCCGGAACAGCTTAAAAATGAAACCCGGCTGAAGCGCATGTCAGCCGTGATTACCCTATTGCTGGGCGCGTTACTGTTGCTGGCCGCCTGGAAACCACCAGAGATGATTATCTGGCTGAATCTGCTGGCGTTTGGCGGGCTGGAAGCCGTCTTCCTGTGGCCGCTGGTGCTGGGCCTCTACTGGGAGCGGGCAAACGCGTCAGGCGCATTGAGCGCGATGATTGTCGGCGGCGTGCTTTATGCTTTACTCGCCACCTTTAACGTTCAGTTCCTGGGCTTCCATCCAATCGTGCCCTCGTTACTGATAAGCTTGCTGGCTTTCCTGATCGGCAACCGTTTCGGTTCCGCCGTCCCGCAAGTCGCCATATTGACTACTGATAAATAA
- the envR gene encoding acrEF/envCD operon transcriptional regulator — MARKTKADALKTRQHLIETAIVQFAARGVSNTTLNDIADAASVTRGALYWHFENKTQLFNELWLQQPPLRDLIQDQLIGRWGDNPLQRLREKLVVGLQYIAQNPRQQALMQILYHKCEFHNDMISEQAIREKIGINHLGMRIALQKCMDDGLIATSLDLDVIIIILHGSFSGIVKNWLINPMSYDLYKQAPVLVDNVLKMLSPDGSVRQLAQSESQVG, encoded by the coding sequence ATGGCCAGAAAAACGAAAGCTGATGCCCTCAAAACGCGGCAGCACCTGATAGAAACAGCGATTGTACAGTTTGCCGCACGTGGCGTAAGCAATACGACGCTAAACGACATTGCAGACGCCGCCAGCGTGACGCGGGGGGCGCTGTATTGGCATTTTGAAAACAAGACGCAATTGTTTAATGAACTATGGTTACAACAACCGCCATTGCGCGATCTTATTCAGGACCAGCTTATTGGCCGTTGGGGAGATAATCCTTTACAGCGACTGCGTGAAAAGTTAGTTGTGGGGTTGCAATATATTGCGCAGAATCCTCGCCAGCAGGCATTAATGCAAATTTTATATCATAAATGTGAATTCCATAACGATATGATATCGGAACAGGCTATTCGTGAAAAAATTGGTATCAATCATCTGGGTATGCGCATTGCCTTGCAAAAATGTATGGACGACGGACTTATCGCAACCAGCCTTGATTTAGACGTTATAATAATTATTCTTCATGGGAGTTTTAGTGGCATTGTTAAAAACTGGCTCATTAATCCAATGAGTTATGATCTTTATAAACAAGCGCCAGTATTAGTTGATAATGTATTAAAAATGTTAAGCCCAGATGGTAGCGTAAGGCAATTAGCGCAGAGTGAGAGTCAGGTGGGGTAG